One genomic segment of Pseudoalteromonas sp. GCY includes these proteins:
- the fadB gene encoding fatty acid oxidation complex subunit alpha FadB — protein sequence MLIKRESFVVDFCKGNIAEFKFCLPGSVNKLSQQVLKESHEALIELSQRDDIDGLIFTSDKDHFIVGADIFEFLPTFQRPEEELVGWIKTATDVFDAIEDLPFPTLSAVNGLALGGGCEWLLATDYRIATDNAKIGLPEVKLGIMPGFGGTVRLPRLIGADNAMTWITTGQENRANDALKVGAVDGVVPADKLMAAAIRTLEQAIAGKLDWRAKRQIKLEPLKMNRVEQGMSFGMAEGLVMAKTKGHYPAPMMAVQTLKAAANLSRSEAMALENQNFAKLAKTAEAAAQTGIFLADQYIKTVAKKQAKQSKTEIKQAAVLGAGIMGGGIAYQSAYKGTPIVMKDIQQGALDLGMGEAAKLLGKKVQRGHMSMDKMIATLGKIKATLNDHDLQGSDIIVEAVVENPKIKKTVLASLESQLPEGTILTSNTSTIRIDELATALEKPENFCGMHFFNPVPKMPLVEIIRGEQTSDETVAAVVDYALKLGKSPIVVNDCPGFFVNRVLFPYFAGFSQLVVEGADFAKVDKVMENVFGWPMGPAYLLDVVGIDTANHCTGVMADGFPTRMARKDKDPVAVLAGAERFGQKNQKGFYQYAPDRKGRLKKSKDDSALELLSGICDAPTEFDKQTIIERCMVPMINEVLLCLQENIVASPQEADMALIYGIGFPPFRGGAFRYLDQIGLANFVAMADKYAHLGEIYQVSEQTRQWADEGKVFYQVEEK from the coding sequence ATGTTAATCAAACGCGAGTCCTTTGTAGTTGATTTTTGCAAAGGCAATATCGCTGAGTTTAAGTTTTGCCTACCAGGCTCAGTAAACAAACTATCTCAGCAAGTACTTAAGGAAAGCCACGAAGCGCTTATCGAATTGAGCCAGCGCGACGATATCGACGGCTTAATTTTTACCAGCGACAAAGACCACTTTATTGTTGGCGCTGATATTTTTGAATTCCTTCCTACTTTCCAACGCCCAGAAGAAGAACTTGTTGGTTGGATTAAAACCGCAACCGATGTCTTCGACGCAATAGAAGATTTACCTTTCCCTACACTATCGGCAGTAAATGGCCTCGCACTTGGCGGTGGTTGCGAGTGGTTACTCGCCACGGATTACCGTATTGCAACTGACAACGCAAAAATTGGCCTACCAGAAGTTAAACTTGGCATTATGCCGGGCTTTGGTGGTACCGTAAGACTTCCTCGCTTAATCGGCGCTGACAACGCAATGACGTGGATCACCACAGGCCAAGAAAACCGAGCGAATGACGCGCTAAAAGTGGGTGCGGTTGATGGTGTAGTACCTGCTGACAAACTCATGGCTGCTGCTATTCGTACCTTAGAGCAAGCCATTGCAGGTAAATTGGATTGGCGCGCGAAACGCCAAATCAAGCTCGAACCACTGAAGATGAATCGTGTTGAACAAGGCATGAGCTTTGGTATGGCAGAAGGCTTAGTCATGGCAAAAACCAAAGGCCATTACCCAGCACCAATGATGGCGGTACAAACGCTTAAAGCGGCAGCTAACCTTAGCCGCAGCGAAGCGATGGCACTCGAAAACCAAAACTTTGCTAAACTTGCCAAAACGGCAGAAGCCGCAGCGCAAACCGGTATTTTCTTGGCGGATCAATACATCAAAACGGTTGCCAAGAAACAAGCAAAACAAAGTAAAACAGAGATCAAACAAGCAGCGGTACTTGGTGCTGGTATTATGGGTGGCGGTATCGCTTACCAATCAGCATACAAAGGCACGCCAATTGTCATGAAAGACATCCAACAAGGTGCCCTAGACCTTGGTATGGGTGAGGCTGCAAAACTACTTGGTAAAAAAGTACAGCGCGGCCACATGTCGATGGACAAGATGATTGCCACTTTAGGTAAAATCAAAGCAACGCTCAACGATCACGATCTACAAGGCTCAGACATCATCGTAGAAGCCGTTGTTGAAAACCCTAAAATCAAAAAAACGGTATTGGCGAGTTTAGAGTCGCAATTACCAGAAGGTACGATCCTGACTTCAAACACATCGACTATTCGTATTGATGAGTTAGCCACCGCACTTGAGAAGCCAGAAAACTTCTGTGGCATGCACTTCTTTAACCCAGTGCCAAAAATGCCATTGGTAGAAATCATTCGTGGCGAACAAACATCGGATGAAACCGTTGCCGCAGTGGTAGATTATGCCTTAAAGCTTGGCAAGTCTCCTATCGTTGTTAACGATTGCCCAGGTTTCTTCGTAAACCGTGTTCTATTCCCTTACTTTGCAGGCTTCAGCCAACTTGTTGTAGAAGGTGCTGACTTCGCAAAAGTAGATAAGGTTATGGAAAATGTCTTCGGCTGGCCAATGGGTCCTGCGTATCTACTAGACGTAGTGGGTATCGATACGGCAAACCATTGTACTGGTGTAATGGCTGATGGCTTCCCTACTCGCATGGCGCGTAAAGACAAAGATCCTGTCGCAGTACTTGCGGGTGCCGAACGCTTTGGTCAGAAAAACCAAAAAGGCTTCTACCAATACGCACCAGATCGCAAAGGTCGTCTGAAGAAAAGCAAAGACGACAGCGCGCTTGAGCTGCTGAGCGGTATTTGTGACGCACCAACTGAATTTGATAAACAAACGATTATTGAGCGTTGTATGGTGCCAATGATCAATGAAGTGTTACTGTGTCTGCAAGAAAACATTGTTGCTTCACCGCAAGAAGCAGACATGGCACTGATCTACGGTATCGGCTTCCCTCCATTCAGAGGTGGTGCATTCCGCTATCTAGACCAAATCGGCCTCGCAAACTTTGTAGCAATGGCTGACAAGTACGCTCATCTTGGTGAAATTTATCAGGTTTCTGAGCAAACTAGACAGTGGGCAGATGAAGGTAAAGTGTTCTATCAAGTGGAGGAGAAGTAA
- a CDS encoding transglycosylase SLT domain-containing protein, whose amino-acid sequence MTYWLPRLAAGSLCMVSWLCAADSTHDEFKEAERIAWSGNYSNFKAATAQLDHPLKPYVEKAFYERHPKLKYQQEIQHFLTVYEHTPLEWPVRSAWLDYLKRHKKKARFIEFYRETSDIELKCTYLAYQLDLGAPKKAILDQVTDIWTVGKSQPKACDSLFNQWQKAGYRTPERVWQRISSAAQSGQTSLLDYLEKLLPKNEAYLAELYKKVRQDPSAAAGLYRFSKRTEKEAEIAVYGVRRLVWRDPDLALRAWQKMQDMFTFTQQQKDSVAYRFALALASKGHEDARFWLNKVPKSLQDKKLLQWLMSNMLKEQDWEGISALFVGHEQLSNGQQYWLAYSLAKRDELAKANEIWQQLAKERDYYGFLAAARLGLPVSLNEEPLNVDPSIVERVSHAPGFKRAKALYELERYTQARREWNYLTNTSSKEEKLAASILAAEFDWYDSTIFTLAQIKAWDYVDLRFPMAFKDLFTKYSERNRVDVAWSIAIARRESSFAPDARSSADAHGLMQLLPSTAKYVNNRKRVAKNRLYHPATNIRLGTSYLEYLKRKNAGNEILATASYNAGYHRIKRWLPSEAMPAELWIELIPYRETRDYVKNVMAYRQVYHARLGRDGNILASILDMKIVK is encoded by the coding sequence ATGACATATTGGTTACCCCGCTTAGCTGCAGGCAGCTTATGTATGGTGAGCTGGCTCTGTGCAGCCGATAGCACTCACGACGAATTTAAAGAGGCTGAGCGTATTGCTTGGTCTGGTAATTATAGTAATTTTAAAGCGGCAACAGCACAGCTCGATCACCCACTTAAGCCGTACGTTGAAAAGGCGTTTTATGAACGTCATCCTAAGCTCAAGTACCAGCAAGAAATTCAGCATTTTTTAACGGTATACGAACACACCCCATTAGAATGGCCAGTGCGCTCCGCTTGGCTCGATTATTTAAAGCGTCATAAAAAGAAAGCACGATTCATTGAGTTCTATCGTGAGACCAGCGATATTGAACTCAAGTGTACTTATTTAGCTTATCAGTTGGACTTAGGCGCACCGAAAAAAGCCATTCTTGATCAGGTAACCGATATTTGGACGGTGGGAAAGTCTCAGCCCAAAGCCTGTGATAGTCTTTTTAATCAATGGCAAAAAGCCGGGTATAGGACGCCTGAGCGAGTTTGGCAGCGTATTTCCAGTGCCGCGCAATCCGGTCAAACGTCACTGCTAGATTATCTTGAGAAGCTGCTACCAAAAAATGAGGCGTATCTTGCCGAGCTTTATAAAAAGGTTCGCCAAGATCCGAGTGCGGCTGCCGGGCTTTATCGTTTTAGTAAACGCACCGAAAAAGAAGCCGAAATTGCGGTATATGGTGTAAGGCGCCTAGTTTGGCGTGATCCTGATTTAGCGCTGCGTGCCTGGCAGAAGATGCAGGATATGTTTACCTTTACCCAGCAGCAAAAGGATAGCGTTGCTTATCGTTTTGCTCTGGCGCTTGCGTCTAAAGGCCATGAAGATGCACGGTTTTGGCTAAATAAAGTCCCTAAATCGCTGCAGGACAAAAAGCTACTCCAGTGGCTGATGAGTAACATGCTGAAAGAGCAAGATTGGGAAGGGATCTCGGCCTTGTTCGTGGGTCACGAGCAGCTTAGCAATGGTCAGCAATACTGGCTTGCATATAGCCTCGCGAAGCGTGACGAGTTGGCAAAGGCTAATGAGATTTGGCAGCAATTAGCAAAAGAGCGTGATTACTACGGTTTTTTGGCTGCTGCACGCTTAGGATTACCAGTCTCACTGAATGAAGAGCCGTTAAATGTTGACCCCAGCATTGTAGAACGAGTATCTCATGCGCCTGGTTTTAAGCGAGCAAAGGCTTTATACGAACTGGAAAGATATACTCAAGCACGTCGAGAGTGGAACTATCTCACTAACACTTCAAGCAAAGAGGAAAAGCTTGCAGCATCCATATTGGCTGCTGAATTTGATTGGTACGACAGCACTATTTTTACCCTTGCACAGATCAAAGCATGGGATTACGTTGATTTGCGTTTCCCGATGGCGTTTAAAGATCTGTTCACTAAATATAGTGAGCGTAATCGAGTCGATGTCGCATGGAGCATCGCGATTGCTCGCCGGGAAAGCTCTTTCGCACCGGATGCACGCTCAAGTGCGGATGCTCACGGTTTAATGCAGCTGCTGCCAAGCACCGCCAAATACGTCAACAACCGTAAGCGCGTGGCAAAAAACCGCCTATATCATCCGGCCACGAACATTCGTTTGGGGACCAGTTATTTAGAGTATCTGAAGCGTAAAAATGCCGGGAATGAGATTTTGGCGACAGCATCGTACAACGCGGGCTACCATAGAATTAAGCGTTGGCTGCCTTCAGAGGCCATGCCTGCTGAGCTTTGGATTGAGCTAATACCATACCGAGAAACACGTGACTACGTGAAAAATGTGATGGCATATCGACAGGTTTACCATGCCCGTCTTGGTCGTGATGGCAACATATTGGCAAGTATCTTGGATATGAAAATTGTGAAATAA
- the pepQ gene encoding Xaa-Pro dipeptidase: protein MDKLANLYAEHIATLQQRTRTIVDREGLDGLVIHSGQAKRQFLDDMYYPFKVNPQFKAWLPVIDNPHCWIVVNGSDKPKLIFYRPVDFWHKVPDEPRDFWAEYFDIQLLVKPDQVEQLLPYDKANYAYIGEYLEVAQALGFTQVNPEPVMNFLHYHRAYKTQYEMACLREASRLGVLGHMAARDAFFAGGSEFEIQQAYLSATQHMENDTPYGNIVALNENCAILHYTHFERKAPSRHLSFLIDAGANFNGYASDITRTYDFAKQGEFAELVKVMNAHQIELGKALQPGKLYGELHIDCHNRVAQVLSDFGIVKLDAQAIVEKGISSTFFPHGLGHHIGLQVHDMGGFMADEAGTHQAPPEGHPFLRCTRKIEANQVFTIEPGLYFIDSLLEDLAQTDNKQYINWDKIDALKPYGGIRIEDNIIVHEDRLENMTRVLGLE, encoded by the coding sequence ATGGATAAGTTAGCAAATTTATACGCAGAGCATATTGCCACGTTGCAACAGCGTACAAGAACGATAGTAGATAGAGAAGGACTGGATGGGCTTGTGATCCATTCGGGGCAAGCAAAGCGTCAATTCCTTGATGATATGTACTATCCGTTTAAAGTTAACCCGCAATTTAAAGCTTGGTTGCCTGTTATCGATAATCCGCATTGCTGGATTGTGGTCAATGGCAGTGACAAGCCGAAACTCATTTTTTATCGTCCGGTTGATTTTTGGCATAAAGTGCCAGATGAGCCGAGAGATTTTTGGGCAGAGTATTTTGATATTCAACTGCTAGTTAAGCCAGATCAGGTTGAACAGCTACTGCCATACGACAAAGCAAACTATGCCTATATCGGTGAATATTTAGAGGTTGCACAAGCGCTTGGCTTTACTCAAGTGAATCCAGAGCCGGTGATGAACTTCTTGCATTATCATCGTGCATATAAAACTCAGTATGAAATGGCATGTTTACGTGAAGCAAGCCGCCTTGGTGTGCTTGGCCACATGGCGGCGCGCGATGCCTTCTTTGCTGGTGGCTCCGAGTTTGAAATTCAACAAGCTTATCTAAGTGCAACTCAGCATATGGAAAACGATACACCATATGGCAATATTGTCGCCTTGAATGAAAATTGTGCGATTTTGCACTACACCCATTTTGAGCGTAAAGCGCCGAGTAGGCACTTGTCATTTTTGATTGATGCCGGTGCAAACTTTAACGGTTATGCGTCAGATATTACCCGTACTTATGATTTTGCTAAGCAAGGTGAGTTTGCCGAGTTGGTGAAAGTCATGAACGCTCACCAAATTGAGTTGGGCAAAGCATTGCAACCGGGCAAACTATACGGTGAGCTGCATATCGATTGTCACAATCGCGTGGCGCAAGTGCTGAGTGACTTTGGTATTGTTAAGCTTGATGCTCAGGCCATCGTCGAGAAGGGAATTTCTTCCACTTTCTTCCCTCATGGTCTCGGTCACCATATTGGTCTACAAGTACACGATATGGGCGGATTCATGGCTGATGAAGCCGGTACGCACCAAGCACCACCTGAAGGCCACCCGTTCTTGCGTTGTACTCGTAAGATAGAGGCTAATCAGGTGTTCACTATTGAGCCTGGGTTATACTTCATCGATTCATTGTTGGAAGACTTGGCGCAAACAGATAACAAACAGTATATCAATTGGGATAAGATTGATGCACTGAAGCCTTACGGTGGTATCCGTATTGAAGATAACATCATTGTGCATGAAGATAGACTAGAAAATATGACGCGAGTTCTCGGTCTCGAGTAA
- a CDS encoding YigZ family protein, translating into MSEYFIPSGPLSHHEEIKKSTFIVHLAHTPTIEDAKAFIKQINDAYPDARHNCWAHIAGPPGGSHVLGFSDDGEPNGTAGKPMLNVLMGSGIGEITAVTTRYFGGIKLGTGGLVRAYGGTLNNALAQLSTTKKVPASIIVGHSDYHLQGVIEQLLQSQFTVLNLDKEYAANITWQIAVDSRETQQIIDAIYELTNGVVLFKQLKE; encoded by the coding sequence ATGTCTGAATATTTCATTCCGAGTGGACCACTGAGTCATCATGAGGAAATTAAGAAAAGCACGTTTATCGTGCATTTGGCCCACACGCCAACCATCGAAGATGCTAAAGCGTTTATTAAACAGATTAATGACGCGTATCCCGATGCAAGACACAATTGTTGGGCCCATATTGCCGGCCCCCCAGGTGGCAGCCATGTATTAGGGTTTTCTGATGATGGCGAGCCAAACGGGACGGCTGGTAAGCCAATGCTCAATGTTCTGATGGGATCAGGGATTGGTGAGATCACTGCGGTGACGACGCGTTATTTCGGCGGTATTAAGCTCGGCACTGGGGGATTGGTTAGAGCCTATGGTGGCACGCTTAATAACGCTTTAGCACAGCTAAGCACGACTAAAAAGGTACCGGCTTCTATTATTGTTGGCCACAGTGATTACCATCTTCAAGGTGTGATAGAGCAGCTATTACAAAGTCAGTTTACAGTGCTAAATTTAGATAAAGAATACGCTGCTAATATTACCTGGCAAATAGCAGTAGATAGTCGTGAAACACAACAAATCATTGATGCTATTTATGAATTAACCAATGGTGTTGTATTATTTAAGCAACTCAAGGAGTAG